A single Clostridium sp. AN503 DNA region contains:
- a CDS encoding LysR family transcriptional regulator, with protein MTNEMRYIYEIYKLKSFSKAAEKLFITQPALSISVQKVEQALGTPIFYRNHKSLALTEAGKKYIEAIERIDTIEKDLSCEINDLMSVNTGSLAIGGTQYINSYILPPVIGYFTQKHPNVSLKIIENPSNRLLDSLEDGVIDLTYNCGDMDKDKFTSCFAFRDRVLLAVPRHFVSIEALPYALSRDDVLLNTPVMPMRPYVSLNLFSDIPFILLTTENNLYERSIAFLEEAGISPVIALETSQLVTAYRLCCSGIGATFISSYLVSESSPQNVVYFKIDSPLSVRNFHAVLNKKRYVSFAVRAFIDAFNQIHGEDGLS; from the coding sequence ATGACCAATGAAATGAGATATATCTACGAAATTTACAAATTAAAAAGCTTCTCCAAAGCTGCAGAGAAGCTCTTTATCACCCAGCCCGCACTCAGTATCAGCGTGCAGAAGGTGGAACAGGCCCTGGGAACGCCCATATTTTACCGCAATCACAAGTCCCTGGCCCTGACAGAGGCCGGAAAAAAGTATATTGAAGCGATCGAGCGGATCGATACCATCGAAAAGGATCTCTCCTGTGAGATCAATGATCTGATGTCCGTGAATACAGGTTCTCTTGCCATCGGCGGGACCCAGTATATCAATTCCTACATTTTACCGCCCGTCATTGGCTATTTTACACAAAAACACCCCAATGTTTCCTTAAAAATCATCGAAAATCCGTCAAATCGACTTTTGGATTCCCTGGAAGATGGGGTTATCGATCTCACCTACAACTGCGGAGACATGGATAAGGATAAGTTTACCTCCTGTTTTGCCTTCCGCGACCGGGTCCTTTTAGCCGTCCCCCGGCATTTTGTGTCCATTGAAGCGCTGCCCTACGCGCTGTCCCGGGACGATGTGCTCTTAAACACCCCGGTGATGCCGATGAGGCCTTATGTATCCCTGAACCTGTTTTCCGACATCCCGTTCATTCTCCTGACGACAGAAAACAACCTGTATGAGCGGAGCATTGCTTTTTTGGAGGAAGCCGGGATCAGCCCTGTGATCGCCCTGGAGACCAGCCAGCTTGTGACCGCTTACCGGCTCTGCTGCAGCGGCATCGGAGCCACCTTTATCAGCTCCTATCTGGTATCGGAGTCCTCCCCTCAGAATGTGGTCTACTTTAAAATAGACTCCCCGCTGTCTGTACGGAACTTTCACGCCGTCCTGAATAAAAAGCGCTATGTCTCCTTTGCAGTCCGCGCGTTTATCGACGCGTTCAACCAGATCCACGGAGAGGATGGCTTAAGCTGA
- a CDS encoding alpha/beta hydrolase, with protein sequence MTREELCRMADELRANPPASFMFEGIYDMDGCTTLQEFQLDLNGFADVHFYLIKANGITDPVPYVVNIHGGGMVREHALRDILFSRRMAYAVGCAVVSIDYHLAPQYPYPYALEEIEAVIQYLHEHAAELGLLPDRYMLCGQSSGGNCAFATALRLKDSPLRPLGQAVCYSVLDMATDPDDKPDECRQERRDRYKFYNACYLDQADPERIDISPLRAATEELAGLPQTLIIECGLDELRSENLQMFCRLCDAGVKAAVHYYPQSGHGFIINQQGEWEEAQQRLFTEIRFVLGNV encoded by the coding sequence ATGACAAGAGAAGAGCTGTGCAGGATGGCGGATGAGCTTCGTGCGAATCCGCCGGCATCATTTATGTTTGAGGGGATCTATGATATGGACGGGTGTACAACGCTGCAGGAGTTCCAACTGGATCTGAACGGATTTGCGGATGTCCATTTCTATCTGATCAAAGCAAACGGGATCACAGATCCGGTCCCGTACGTAGTGAATATCCATGGAGGCGGCATGGTGAGGGAGCACGCCCTGCGGGATATCCTGTTCTCACGGCGGATGGCGTATGCCGTCGGCTGTGCGGTAGTCTCCATAGACTATCATCTTGCGCCGCAGTATCCCTATCCATACGCGCTGGAGGAGATCGAGGCGGTGATCCAGTATCTGCATGAACACGCGGCGGAGCTGGGGCTGCTGCCGGACCGGTATATGCTCTGCGGGCAGAGCTCCGGGGGAAACTGCGCCTTTGCCACCGCTCTGCGCCTGAAAGATTCGCCGCTCAGGCCGTTGGGTCAGGCGGTATGCTACAGCGTCCTTGACATGGCGACAGACCCGGACGACAAACCGGATGAATGCCGGCAGGAGCGGAGGGACCGGTATAAGTTTTACAATGCCTGCTATCTGGATCAGGCGGATCCGGAGAGGATTGATATTTCGCCTCTGCGGGCGGCTACGGAGGAGCTTGCGGGCTTGCCGCAGACGCTGATCATCGAATGTGGCCTGGACGAACTGCGCAGTGAAAACCTGCAGATGTTTTGCAGGCTTTGTGATGCAGGCGTGAAGGCTGCGGTGCATTATTATCCCCAAAGCGGCCATGGCTTTATCATCAACCAGCAGGGGGAGTGGGAGGAGGCCCAGCAACGCCTGTTTACGGAGATCCGTTTTGTCCTGGGGAACGTGTAA